From the Sanguibacter sp. HDW7 genome, the window GTCGTCGCGCCCACCGACGTCATCCCCGCCTACAGGCTCTCGATGGGCACCGACCTGCCGGGCGTCGGCCCGCTCGCACGCTTCTGGCGCGAGCCGCTGCGCGTCCTCGACGAACGTGCCGCGGGCGACGTCGTCGTCGACTGCCGCTCCGCGTCCTACGCCGCCGCGTACAGGCCGCGCGGGGCCGAGCACGTCGCCGTCAAGGTGCTCCGCGAGCTCGACGGGCGTCGCTCCGTCGTCTCGCACAACGCCAAGCACACGCGCGGGCTGCTCACGGGGCACCTGCTGCGCCGTGCGGGCGAGCCCCCGACGACGGCCGCCGAGCTGCTCGACGCGGCGACCGAGATGGTCGGCGGCGAGCTGCGCGAGGCGACGCTCGTCCCCGGACGTGCGGGCGCGTCGACGCTCGAGCTCGTCGTCTGACGGCGACGCGAGGACGCCCGGCCTCAGGCCGGGACGACCCCGCTCGCGACGAGCTCCCCGACGCCGTCGGCCCACCGCCGTACGACGACGACGCCACCCGGCGGGATCCGGACGCGGCTGATCGACGACGCGGGCAGGGCGAGCGCCGACGCGACGACCGACCGCACGACGATCGTGTGCGCGACGAGCGCCACGGCACGTCCCTCGCGACCTGGCACGAGCCGCGCGAGAAGCGCGTCGACGCGTGCCGCGACGTCCGCAGGCGACTCCCCCTCGGGAGCCGCAAGCGTCCCCGTCGCGTGCCACTCCCGCACGGAGCCGGGCGCGAGCGCCTCGATCTGCTCGCCCGTGAGCCCGTCCCACGCTCCGAGGTCGGCCTCGCGCAGGTCCGGCTCGATCTGCACGTGCAGCCCGAGCCGACGCCCGAGCGCAGCTGCGGTCTCCTGCGTCCGGACCGTCGGCGAGGCAAGGATCTCGCTCACGCGGGGCAGGTCGCCCCAGCGGTCGCCGCCGACGCGCGCGACGAGGTCCGCGGCGCGGGCCGCGTCGATGCGACCGCCCGACGACAGCCCGGGTCCGGGCTGCGTGCCACCGGTCCAGAGCCCCGCCTCGGTCGCCTCGGTGCGCCCGTGGCGCACGACGACGAACGTCGCGGGCTCACCGCGCGACGCACCGCGCTGCATGCCGCCCGACGCCGCGTGCTGCGACGGAGCGGGCTCCGACGGGCTCACGGTCAGAACGCGTCCTCGCCGCGCACGAGGAGGCGGCCCGTGTCCTCGCAGTAGACGAGCTCGTCGGGGCCGAGAGCCTTGATGCGTGAGAGCTCGACGGGGCTCACGGGCATGCCCGACGCCTCCGAGCGGCCGTGCCGCAGCGCGGCGACCGCGATGCCGCCGAGGCGCGCGCGCAGCTTCTCGTAGTTTGCGACGAGGCCCGCGTCGAGCCCGTCGACAGCACCTGCGCGCTGCCCGGCGACGTCGCGCGACTGGCCGTCGAGCTCGGCGTACGCGGCGTCGCGCTCGGCGACGACCTCCTCCTGCGCGGCGACGAGCGCAGCGTGGGCCTGCTCGACCCCGGTCAGCGCGGTCTCGTGAGCCTCGAGGCGCTCCATGACGTCGATCTCGATCTCCTCGAGCACCTCCTGGCGCTTCGCGAGGGACTCGTTCTCGCTGAGGAGCGCGGTCGCGTCCTTCGCGGAGACCGCACCCGAGTCGAGGCGCTTCTGGTTGCGCTCGGCGCGCTCGCGCACCTGCGTGACGTCGTCCTCCGCCTTCGTCAGCTCGCGGCGCAGGTCCGCGACCGCTGTGCGCGACGCGACGAGCGACGCGTGGAGGTCGCCGAGCTGACCGTCGAGCTCCGCGAGGCGCGCGAGCGTCGGGTGGTGGGACCGCTTGTGCGCGATCTGGTCGAGACGCGTGTCGAGCGCCTGGACGTCGAGCAGCCGGGCCTGGTCCGCGGCGGGAGCGGTCGCCATGAGGTTCTCCTCGGGTCGGAGGGGTGGCGCGGGCCGGGAGGCCTGCGCCGCTGCGTGCTGGGGTCCACGCTATCGGCTCCGGCACGCACCACGGACCGCCACCCACCGCCACGCCAACTGCGCGGATTGACGGCTTCCCACCATCGGATGGTGGGAAGCCGTCGATCCGCGCGGGAGGGGGCGGGTGTCAGGGGAAGCCTGGTGAGGCGACGCGGGCCGTCCACGGGTCCGTGCGCTGCTCGCTCACGCGCACCTCGACGTCGTGGCCGCGCGCGGCGAGCTCGGCCGTGAGCCGCGCCGCGACGACGCGCAACCACGGCGACTCGCTCGCCCAGTGCGCCGTGTCGAGGACGAACGGGCGCCCGTCGCCCAGGCGCGCGCGCTCGCGCTGCTCGGAGACCGGGTGGTGCTTGAGGTCCGAGGAGACGTAGACGTCGGCCCCCGCCGCAGCCGCCTCCGCGAAGCGCGTGTCGTCCGAGCCGGGCAGCACCGCGATGGTCCGCACGAGAGCGTCGAGGTCTCCCGCGACGCGCACGCCCTGCGGCGTGGGCGGCAGGACGGCCGCCGCGTGGGCGGCAAGGTCGCGCAACGTGAGCGGGGCGGGCAGCTCCCCCATGCGGCCGGCGCCCGTGGCGCCCTCGGCGTCCGGCACGACGGGCCGCACGTCGCGCAGCCCGAGCAGCTCAGCGAGGGCCTCCGCGACGCCCGACTCCGCGACGTCCGCGTTGGTGTGCGACGCGAGCAGCGCGCAGCCGCCCCGCACGAGCCGGTGGACGATCGCGCCCTTGGGGTCGTCGGCCGTCACGGCGTGCACGCCACGCAGCAGCAGCGGGTGGTGCGTGAGCACGAGGTCCGCGTCCCACGCGAGCGCCTCGTCGACGACGGCCGCGACCGGGTCGAGCGCGACGAGGATCCGTCGCACCGGCTCCGCGGGATCGCCCGCGACGAGCCCGACGGCGTCCCAGCCCTCCGCCGTCGCCGGCGGGTACCAGGTGTGGACGAGGTCGACGACCTCGCCGAGCGTCGGCTGCGTCATCGTCAGTCCTTCCCCGCAGGGGCGCCCGTGCGCCCGCGGAAGTCGTCCATCGACCCGTAGACCTTGAAGATCTTGTCCGCGACGACGTCCCACGCGGCGAGCGGCAGCATCCCGCGGACCGTCTTGCCGAGGCCGACAGTCCACGGTGTGAGCCGCTGCGGGCGTCCCGCGAGCATCGCGCGCCACGCCCGGTCGACAGCGACCTCGGGCGTCATGAGAGGCGTGAGCAGCGGCCCCCTGGCGCCCTCGAACATGCCCGTCGAGATGTACGACGGGCAGAACGTCGTCACACGCACGTGGCCGTTGCCCGTGCGCTCGAGCTCGAGCCGCAGCGAGTCCGACCAGCCGAGCAGGGCCCACTTCGAGGCCGCGTACACGCTCATGCGCGGGTTCGAGAGGGTGGCCGCGGCCGACGCGACGTTGAGGATACGGCGCTCGACGCCGCCGGCGAGCATCGCCGGGAGGAGCGTGCGGGCGAGCACCATGGGGCCGATCGCGTTGATCGCCATCGTTCCGACGACGTCACGCTCGACGTCGTGCTCCCAGAACAGAGCGCCGCGTACGACGCCCGCGTTGTTGATGAGGACGTGGGGCGCCCCGTGCTCCGCGAGGTGCGCCTCCGCGGCCGCCGCGACGGCGGACGCGTCGCCCATGTCGACGACGGTCGTCGACACGCGCGCGCCGGGCGCCGACGCCGCGAGCTCCGCGGCCGTCGACGCGAGACGTTCCGCGTCGCGGTCCCACAGGTCGACGTGCGTCGCGCCCTCGCGCAGCGCACGCTCGGCGTACAGGCGGCCCATGCCGAGGGCGCCACCGGTGACGAGCACCGACGTGCCCGTGAGGTCGAGTCTCATGGCGCCATCCTCCCCCACGCGCGCCGGTACGGCGCACACGAGCACTCCGGCAACGGTCGCGTCGCGGGAACGACGACGCCCGGCCCGCCGCACCCGCGAGGGGCGCGCCGGACCGGGCGTCGGGGCGTAATCAGCCGAGGACGACCTCGACCTTGACGACCGAGCCGGCCGGGGCGGCCGGGATCGCCGTCGCCGGGTCGTGCGCGACACCGTCGACGGTGATCGAGGCGACGCCCGTGCTCACGTGGTTCGGGTTCGTCACGACGATCTCGTACGTCGCGTCGCGCCACTGGCGCGTCACCTCGAAGCCGTCCCAGTCCTTGGGGATCGACGGGGAGACGACGAGGCCGTCGAGCTCGAGGCGCACACCGAGGATGTACTTCGTCGCCGCCGTGTACATCCAGCCGGCCGTACCCGTGAGCCACGGGTTCTGCGCCTTGCCGAACCACTCGTGGTCGCGGCCGTAGATGAACTGGACGTACGCGTACGGCTCGGCGCCGCGGACCTCGATGTTCTCGTTCTGGTTGTACGGGAGGATCGCGTCGTAGAGCGCGACCGCCTCGTCACCGCGCCCGAGCATCGCCTCGGCGATGATCGGCCAGGCGTTCGGGTGGGAGAAGATCGCGGCGTTCTCCTTGATGCCCGGGTAGACGCGCGTGACGAAGCCGACCGTGTCGTCGACCTTCGTGAACGCGGGCCAGTTGAGGTGCGAACCGTACTCCGAGCCGAGGAGCTTGGTCACCGAGTCCATCGACGCGATGCCACGCTCCTGGGAGGTGATGCCGGCGATGACGGGCCACGCCTGGTGCTCGAGGAAGATCTTGCCCTCCTCGTTGTCCTTCGAGCCGATCTTCACGCCGTCGCGCGTGTAGCCGCGGATCCACCACTCGCCGTCCCACAGCTGGGTGTCGGCGACCTGAGCGATGCGGTCGCGCTCGGCCTCGAAGCGCTCGACGTCGGCCGTGCGGCCGAGCGGGCGGGCGATCTCGAGGAACGCGCCGATCGCCCACGCGTGGAGGAACGTCACGAGGGACGTCTCGCCGCCGCCGAGGTTGAGGCAGTCGTTCCAGTCGGCACGCAGGCCGAGGGCGACGCCGTTCGCGCCGATCTGCTGCGCGGAGAAGTCGAGCGCCGCGACGAGGTGCTCGTACACGGTGGCGTCGGGGCCATCCGCGAACGGGATGACGCGGTCGAGGAACGCGAGGTCACCCGTCTCCTTGACGTACTCGACGACCGACGGGACGAGCCACAGGTGGTCGTCCGAGCACGTGTCCTCGAGGCCGTGGATGAGGTCGGCCGCGTTGCCGCGCGGGACGATCGTCGGCGACGGGACGTCCGGAAGCGGCTCGGCGTCCGGGTTGAACGCCTCGGGGTCGAACAGGTGCAGGCCGTAGCCCGAGGACACCTGCGCGCGGAGCAGCTCGACGATGCGCTGGAGCGTCTTCGTCGGGTTGGAGTGGATGACGCTCATGACGTCCTGCGCCGTGTCGCGGTAGCCGAGCCCGGCACGACCGCCGACCTCGACGAACGACGCGAAGCGGGACCACTGCACGCACGTCTCCGCCTGGAGCAGCGTCCAGGAGTTGATCATGGTGTTCATGCCCTCGTGGGGCGTGCGGATCTGCAGCTTGTCCTGCTTGGCGCGCCAGAAGGCACGCAGGCGCGCGCGCTCGGCGTCGACGTTCGCGGGGATCGAGTACTTGGCCTTCATGGCGCGGCCGGCCGCGTCGCGCGAGCCGTAGCCGAGCATGAAGACGAGGCGCTTGGTCTCGCCCGGGGCGAGCGTCACCTTGTGGAGCAGGGCGCCGCAGTGGTTCTGCGTCGTCGCGCTCTGGTTGGTGCCCTCGCCGCGCTCGATGGCGATGGGGTTGGACTCGGAGCGGTACGGGCCGATAAAGCTGTCACGCAGCGAGTCGTACGAGCTGGGCTCCTCCGAGGACGCGAAGAAGTGGTGCGTCCACGGCTCGTAGTAGAAGTCGTACTCGATAATGCCGTCGTCGTACGACGAGCCCGAGGAGTACAGCGACATCTGGAGGTTCTGGTTGTCGATCGTGATCGTGTGGAACGAGAACTCCACGTACGAGCCGACGGTGAGCGTGCGCTCGACGTCGGACGTGTTCGTCACCGTCGTGTCCCAGATCTCGACGTCGTCGTCCACGGGGATGAAGATCGTCTGCGACGCGTCGATGCCCTTGTAGGACGCCTCGAACGTCGAGTAGCCCAGACCGTGGCGCGTCGTGTAGCGCGCCGCGCCCTCACCCTCGAGCGGCTTGCCGACGGGCTGCCACGAGACGGTCCAGAAGTCGCCGTCCGCGTCGTCGCGCAGGTAGACGTAGTGGCCGGGGCGGTCCAGCGGCACGCCGTTGGGGCGGAAGCGCGTGACGCGACCCTGCTGCGAGCTCTTGTAGTACGAGTAGCCGCCGCCGTTGTGCGAGAGCACCGTGCAGAGGTTCTTCGAACCGAGGTAGTTCGTCCAGGAGACGGGGACGTCGGGACGCTCGATCACGTACTCGTCGACAGCGGTGTCGAAGTGGCCGTACTTCATCGTGGGTGCTGGTCCTTCGTGAGGGGTGGTCTGTGGTCAGGGTGGGACGGGTGCCGGTCAGGCGGTGACGAAGCCCTTGAGCCAGTCCATGAGCTCGGTGGCCTTCTCGGGCGTGTCCGCCTCGACGAACATCCGCAGGACGGGCTCGGTCCCCGAGAACCGGAGCAGGGCCCAGTTGTCGTTCTCGAGGAGGATCTTGGTGCCGTCGGTGTGGTCGACCCCGACGACGGGGTACGGACCGACGTGCGTGAGGGGCGTCGCCGCGAGGCGACGCGGAACCGCGATCCGCATGTCGGGGGTCGCCGGGACGCCGGCCTCCGCGGTGTAGAGGCGGCCCGTGATCTCGTAGATCATCTCGCGCAGCTCGGAGATGCGCTTGCCCGTGCGGGCGAGCATCTCGGCGACGAGGGCGCACGCGAAGATGCCGTCCTTGCCGAGGATCCAGCCACGGATGGTGAGGCCGCCCGAGGACTCGCCGCCGAGGACGGCGCCGATCTTCTCCATGCCGGCGGTGACGTGCTTGAAGCCGACCTTGCACTCGGCGGACTCCTCGCCGAAGTGCGCGGCGAGGCGGTCGAGCAGGTGCGTCGTCGCGATGTTGCGCACGACGCCGCCCTTCTCCCCGCGGACCTCGTGGAGGTACCAGTAGAGGAGCAGCAGGAGGTCGTTCGTCGAGATGTACTCGCCGGTCTCGTCGACGATACCGATGCGGTCGGAGTCGCCGTCGGTCGCCATGCCGAGGTCGTAGCGACCGTCGCCGTTCCTGATCATCTGGATGAGCGCCGAGAGCCGCTCGAGGTCCGGGGCCGGGGCCACGCCGCCGAAGAGCGGGTTGTGCGACGCGTGGATGAACTCGGCGCGCACGCGCATGTCGGTGAGGATCGTGCCGAGCGTCAGCTGCGACGTCCCGTACATGGGGTCGACGACGACGCGCAGGCCCGAGCCCCGCACCGCGTCGACGTCGATGATCTTCTCGATCGCGTCGACGTAGGGCTCGGTGAGCGTCCGGTCGACGACGACGCCGGTCCGGCGGGCGAGCGCGAGGTCGAGGGTGATGACGTCGGCTGCGCGCAGCTCGTTGGCCTCGTCCTGGAAGCGGTCGGTCTCGTCGTCGAGCGGCAGCGAGCCGTCGGCGCGGAAGACCTTCATGCCGTTCCACTCGGGCGGGTTGTGCGAGCTCGTGATGATGATGCCGTAGGCGGCGCCGAGGTAGGGCGCGGCGAACGTCACGAGCGGCGTCGGGACGTCGTCGGGCAGGAGCGTCACGGGGATGTTGTTGCCCGCGAAGACCTCCGCGGCGGCCTCGGCGGACTCGCGCGAGAGGAAGCGGCGGTCGCCGCCGATGACGACGCCGAGGTGGTCGATGCCCTTGCGGGTGGCCTCGTTGGCGATCGCCTGGCAGAGCTTGCGGACGTTGCCGAGCGTGTAGCCCTCGCCGATGACGGCGCGCCAGCCGCCCGTGCCGAAGACGATGTGCGTGTCGGTGTTCTTGCGCGGCATGAAGAGGCGGCGCAGGACGATGTCGGCGGCGGTGTCGAGCTCGTCGCGGGAGTTGATGCCCTGGACCTCGTCGGTGTCGACGATCTTGTACGTGACGACCTTGGCGCCGTCGCCGATGAGGCGCCGGACGGCGACCGTGAGGCGGTGCTCGCCGGCGCCGGCGAGCGCGTCGACCTCGGCGAGGATCGTCGCGGGGGCGGCGGCGTACGCGCCGACGTTGATCTCGTGGGCGTCGCCCGTCGCGTCCGTGAGGTCGGAGCGCTCGATGATCGCGGTGATGTGTCCGGCCTCGTCGCGTGCGACGCGGCCGTAGGGCAGCGGCTGCTCGACGACGGCGGTGAGGAGCGCGAGATCGGCGCCGAGCAGGTCGTGGCGGTTGAGGAGGCCGCGCAGCGACTCGGGACGCAGGAGCGGGG encodes:
- a CDS encoding zinc ribbon domain-containing protein: MATAPAADQARLLDVQALDTRLDQIAHKRSHHPTLARLAELDGQLGDLHASLVASRTAVADLRRELTKAEDDVTQVRERAERNQKRLDSGAVSAKDATALLSENESLAKRQEVLEEIEIDVMERLEAHETALTGVEQAHAALVAAQEEVVAERDAAYAELDGQSRDVAGQRAGAVDGLDAGLVANYEKLRARLGGIAVAALRHGRSEASGMPVSPVELSRIKALGPDELVYCEDTGRLLVRGEDAF
- a CDS encoding histidine phosphatase family protein; this encodes MSPSEPAPSQHAASGGMQRGASRGEPATFVVVRHGRTEATEAGLWTGGTQPGPGLSSGGRIDAARAADLVARVGGDRWGDLPRVSEILASPTVRTQETAAALGRRLGLHVQIEPDLREADLGAWDGLTGEQIEALAPGSVREWHATGTLAAPEGESPADVAARVDALLARLVPGREGRAVALVAHTIVVRSVVASALALPASSISRVRIPPGGVVVVRRWADGVGELVASGVVPA
- a CDS encoding Nif3-like dinuclear metal center hexameric protein; protein product: MTQPTLGEVVDLVHTWYPPATAEGWDAVGLVAGDPAEPVRRILVALDPVAAVVDEALAWDADLVLTHHPLLLRGVHAVTADDPKGAIVHRLVRGGCALLASHTNADVAESGVAEALAELLGLRDVRPVVPDAEGATGAGRMGELPAPLTLRDLAAHAAAVLPPTPQGVRVAGDLDALVRTIAVLPGSDDTRFAEAAAAGADVYVSSDLKHHPVSEQRERARLGDGRPFVLDTAHWASESPWLRVVAARLTAELAARGHDVEVRVSEQRTDPWTARVASPGFP
- a CDS encoding NTP transferase domain-containing protein, with amino-acid sequence MHKPTPHAAPTGSAAAVVLAAGADAESRALLTSTLGDATVVQLALANVRAVLPADRIVVVVAEGDTEIRALLGDDLTYVEQDAPLGTGHALTCARNAIPADTSALLVAYADTPLLRPESLRGLLNRHDLLGADLALLTAVVEQPLPYGRVARDEAGHITAIIERSDLTDATGDAHEINVGAYAAAPATILAEVDALAGAGEHRLTVAVRRLIGDGAKVVTYKIVDTDEVQGINSRDELDTAADIVLRRLFMPRKNTDTHIVFGTGGWRAVIGEGYTLGNVRKLCQAIANEATRKGIDHLGVVIGGDRRFLSRESAEAAAEVFAGNNIPVTLLPDDVPTPLVTFAAPYLGAAYGIIITSSHNPPEWNGMKVFRADGSLPLDDETDRFQDEANELRAADVITLDLALARRTGVVVDRTLTEPYVDAIEKIIDVDAVRGSGLRVVVDPMYGTSQLTLGTILTDMRVRAEFIHASHNPLFGGVAPAPDLERLSALIQMIRNGDGRYDLGMATDGDSDRIGIVDETGEYISTNDLLLLLYWYLHEVRGEKGGVVRNIATTHLLDRLAAHFGEESAECKVGFKHVTAGMEKIGAVLGGESSGGLTIRGWILGKDGIFACALVAEMLARTGKRISELREMIYEITGRLYTAEAGVPATPDMRIAVPRRLAATPLTHVGPYPVVGVDHTDGTKILLENDNWALLRFSGTEPVLRMFVEADTPEKATELMDWLKGFVTA
- a CDS encoding YaaA family protein, producing the protein MIVLLPPSEGKTAPAAGSPVDLDSLTLPDLAPERRKVLEALAAVSALPDALDVLGVGASLAAEVGRNTELELAAAAQAAHVYSGVLYAAADLGGALDDARAAARLGTVLTVSALWGVVAPTDVIPAYRLSMGTDLPGVGPLARFWREPLRVLDERAAGDVVVDCRSASYAAAYRPRGAEHVAVKVLRELDGRRSVVSHNAKHTRGLLTGHLLRRAGEPPTTAAELLDAATEMVGGELREATLVPGRAGASTLELVV
- a CDS encoding GH36-type glycosyl hydrolase domain-containing protein, translating into MKYGHFDTAVDEYVIERPDVPVSWTNYLGSKNLCTVLSHNGGGYSYYKSSQQGRVTRFRPNGVPLDRPGHYVYLRDDADGDFWTVSWQPVGKPLEGEGAARYTTRHGLGYSTFEASYKGIDASQTIFIPVDDDVEIWDTTVTNTSDVERTLTVGSYVEFSFHTITIDNQNLQMSLYSSGSSYDDGIIEYDFYYEPWTHHFFASSEEPSSYDSLRDSFIGPYRSESNPIAIERGEGTNQSATTQNHCGALLHKVTLAPGETKRLVFMLGYGSRDAAGRAMKAKYSIPANVDAERARLRAFWRAKQDKLQIRTPHEGMNTMINSWTLLQAETCVQWSRFASFVEVGGRAGLGYRDTAQDVMSVIHSNPTKTLQRIVELLRAQVSSGYGLHLFDPEAFNPDAEPLPDVPSPTIVPRGNAADLIHGLEDTCSDDHLWLVPSVVEYVKETGDLAFLDRVIPFADGPDATVYEHLVAALDFSAQQIGANGVALGLRADWNDCLNLGGGETSLVTFLHAWAIGAFLEIARPLGRTADVERFEAERDRIAQVADTQLWDGEWWIRGYTRDGVKIGSKDNEEGKIFLEHQAWPVIAGITSQERGIASMDSVTKLLGSEYGSHLNWPAFTKVDDTVGFVTRVYPGIKENAAIFSHPNAWPIIAEAMLGRGDEAVALYDAILPYNQNENIEVRGAEPYAYVQFIYGRDHEWFGKAQNPWLTGTAGWMYTAATKYILGVRLELDGLVVSPSIPKDWDGFEVTRQWRDATYEIVVTNPNHVSTGVASITVDGVAHDPATAIPAAPAGSVVKVEVVLG
- a CDS encoding SDR family oxidoreductase, yielding MRLDLTGTSVLVTGGALGMGRLYAERALREGATHVDLWDRDAERLASTAAELAASAPGARVSTTVVDMGDASAVAAAAEAHLAEHGAPHVLINNAGVVRGALFWEHDVERDVVGTMAINAIGPMVLARTLLPAMLAGGVERRILNVASAAATLSNPRMSVYAASKWALLGWSDSLRLELERTGNGHVRVTTFCPSYISTGMFEGARGPLLTPLMTPEVAVDRAWRAMLAGRPQRLTPWTVGLGKTVRGMLPLAAWDVVADKIFKVYGSMDDFRGRTGAPAGKD